The window TAACTTTGAGAATAACTTTGTTGCAAATGGGCCAAAAATAAATGGAGCATTCCTGTTAGAAGAATTTTCGGGGACTTGAACAAAAAAGAGCCCTCTTGGTATGATACGGGGTGTCAAATCGTGTGGCGAAATGACCCCTAACTTAGTTAACCAAGGAGGACTCCAAAGTGGATTTTAACGAAAATCAGAAAATAAATCAAGTCACCGAGAATACACTCGTAGTCGGAATTGACATTGCCAAGCGAAAACATTTTGCTTGCTTTGTAGATGACCGTGGTCGGGTGCTCCAAAAATCTTTCCCAGTATTACAGTCTAGTGATGGCTTCCAGTGGTTTTATCAACGTATTTTGACTGCAATGAAAGAATACGAAAAAACGGAGGTCATTGTTGGGATTGAACCAACAGGCCATTACTGGCTAAATTTAGCCTATTTCCTTGAAGAACGGGGTATTCCCCTGGTCATGACCAACCCTTTGCACGTTAAAAAGTCAAAGGAATTGGATGACAATTTACCAACAAAACATGACCGTAAAGATGCGCTAGTAATCGCTCGTCTTATTAAAGATGGACGCTTCAGTTATCCACGTATCTTGAAAGACATGGAGGCTGAACTTCGTGTTGGATCAACGTTTAGAGGGAAATTGACAGAGGAACTTAGTGCTGTCAAAAACATGATTATACGCTGGTTAGATCGCTATTTTCCTGAGTTTACTCAGGTCTTTCCGTCATTTGGAAAGATGGCAATGGCTGTACTAGAATGTACCCCATTTCCGAGTGATCTCCATCAGAAACAAGCTGATGAGGTTTTATCCCTTTATCGAAAGATCGAGGGGCTCAAATCTCCCCAACGACCAAAAGCAGTGCGCCTCATTGAAGTCGCTGCTTATTCCATTGGAGTAACAGAAGGACGTGAGATGGCCCGTATTGAAATCGCCACGCTCGTTCGCCGTTACCATCAGCTGGAACAAGATATCGAGAGGATTACGGGGCACTTAGTTGAGCTTGTAAAAACTTCTGTAGAGTACGAGTGGCTATCAACGGTACCAGGACTAGGAGATACAACGATAGTTGATTTATTAGCTGAAATCGGAAGCTTTTCATACTATGAAGACCCACGCCAACTAATCAAACTCGCGGGGTTGACATTACGAGAGAGTTCTTCCGGACAGCACAAAGGGCAAAAGCGCATCTCCAAACGTGGCAGAAGAAAGCTGCGTGCCCTCCTATTTAGAGTCATGATGCCGATGATTCGCTATAATGAAGCTTTTAGAAAACTGCACGAATATTATACAAATCGTCAGGTTAATCCATTACGTAAGAAGCAGTCCATCGTGGTTCTATGCGGAAAACTATTAAAAGTGTTACATGGAATCAGCACGAAGCACAAAGCATTTGATGCGCAGCGAATGATGAAGGATATTCCGAGTCTCGCAGAGACTATATAGATTTCTACATCCCCTTTACAGACCTAGACAACAGGATGACACGGAGAAGCTGGCATTATATTCACCATTCGACCTAGAGTCCCTAAAGGAGCTTCGCTAGCCTCTGCCTTATGACTAGACCGAACGAAGGAATGTAGGCACACAGATGCCCAGAGATATGGGAGGGTACGTCATCATAAGTTACGCAGAGATCCATTGTGCATCACATAATTCTCTGACACTACTTACCACAATTATCCAGTAGTGACCGCGTAGCGTACCCATATGATGGAATAGTTTCACATAATATAAAAATATTGTTAGGAAGCGTGTCGAAAAATTTTTTTTTGACACTCCACCAACGGGTCAAACCGTTGATAAATCAACATTTATAGAGGGAGGTGTTGAAATGAAGAAAAAACTACTGATTTTATTATTTGGGTTAGTGACTTTTTTTGCTTTAGATGATTCCAGTAATGCAATTGACAGCGATAAACTTTATACAAAGAAACCTATGACTACTGAAGAAGCTTACGAAGCTAATGGATATACTAGTTTAAAAAAGGCAACAAAAGAATTTGAAAAAAAGTTTAATTCGAAAATAATTCTTCCTAAAAAAATCCCTTTTAAAGTTACACATAAGTACGGTAAGGTTGAAGAAGAATCCAAAGTAACTGTGGAATATCTAGGAGAGATTTTTAAAGAAAATCATCTTACGGTAATCGTAAGTTTAAATAAACTAGGTAAGCTTGAAGGTGAATATAAATATAAATTGAAAAACGGTACTGAAGTATTTATTCGAGAAAATCCTAATCCAAACTTTCATTTTCCTACAAGTTTGTCTTTTAAAAAAGATAATCTTCATTATCATTTTATTTTACTCTACCAAGATAAAGATTTAGAAAAACGGAAAATAATTGAAATCGCTGAAACTTTTAAATAACAAAATTAGAAGGTTAGTTTTTTGCTGCCTTTCTTAAAAGACCTTTCCTAAACCATCTTTCATTTGATTAATTCCATTAATTAATTATCAATCCTTTCCCTTATCTCCTGTAATTTAACATAGTTATCCAACCTAGTTTTGAAAAATTATAAAGAATCTGGCCTTAAAAAGTAAAAAGAGCGCTAATCCTTATTCAAGGGTCGCGCCCCATAATGGAATACCTAAAATATGACCTCAGCCCTAAAATTCCTTTTTCACTAACGCACCCATTGAATATAATCGTGAACTACATTTTTTCGTTGTTATATTTTTTTATTACAGTTGCTAAAATCGCAATAATAAAAACGATAACACTATTGAATAATAAATATTGTGCTAGTTGCATTCCATAAAATATTGCAAAAGCATCACGAATAATAAATACTGCTAATGCTCCACCAATTGCACCAAATAAAACTGCCAGTAATAATATTGTTAAAGCAGCAAAGTATAGATTCTTCTTTTTTCTGTAAGTTATAAATCCAATAATATTTGTAATAACCATAAAAAAGCCCATAAGTATTAAGAAAAAATCACTCATCTAACTCCCCCTCTTATAAACATACCTTACCACTTAAACTAAAAATCTGATTGAACTATTTCCAAATATTTTAATTATAAACTTTCACAATATCCACTTTGCTTTAAAATTGTTATTAAACAATACGTCCCTAGAATGTAAATAAGCGCTGATCCTTACTGCAGGATAGCGCCAGATTATTTACTATGATTGATTGTTTTTTCTTTCCTCTGAAAATGTTTATGGCATCATAAACATGGTTCTTTCCAGTGTTAGTTGAAACTCAATATCGGTGCAAATCAAATTTTCACCAAGTAGTTTCATTAATCTATTCATAGAACGACCTCCTTGCTTTGAATAAACACAAATTTTTAGTTTTGGGAATATTATTTACGATTATTCATATCCAAGTAACCTCCCTTTAACTGATTAAAGGCCAAGAAAAAATGGACTGCCTGAAACAGTCCATCAATACTCGGTTCCTGCGACCGACAGCTAAATAGTTAGAAATACTTCTAACTATCTTATATATCCTTAATCACAACTAAATCCAAGAAAATTATTTAACTTCCACAGATTTATCGTTTTTCGGAATTGCGGAATTTGTTAATGTGTGGCCAAAAACTACCTTCCATTGCCCCTCTTCTTGGCAAACAGCATAATTTTGTGTCAAACTAAAATGTTCATTACTCGTTTGAATTTGAGCAATAGCGAATGTATCAGATATTACCTTTATTCCCAATGGAGTGACTTGTGGTATTGGTTCTTTACTTATAGCTTTAAAATGCTGTTCTAAACGATTTTTCTTTTTATCCGAAGAAATTGCTATGTATTTTTTAATTTCATTTATATCTCCTGATTTTATGGCTTTCGAATACTCTTCAATAGACCTCTTTACTTCATCCTCTGTATCATCTCTATTAGTCTTAGATGAATATTCAACATATTCCGAGCCGGGTATTCCCCGTATGATCTTCCATTTTCCTTCTTTTTTAATAACAGGTGAGGTCCCAATAAAAATTCTATCTTTATGTGTCGCTTCAATAGATACTAAGGCTGTGGTTTCATTAATTATACTTATGTTAGTAATTTTAGCCTCTTGCAGAGGAAGTTTCTTACACATCATTTTATAAAATTCTTTTACATTACTTATTTGATGCGCTCGTTCCGAATAAGTAATCATATCTTCTACGTTACAATCCTTCTGGGCTTTTAGATAATTTACCACAGTATTTAAAACATCTTCTTTTGTTTCCGCATTTACACTCGAAAAATTACTAAAGCTGTTAACCACTAATATAAATAACAAAACTATAACCGGTCTACAAATTCTCTTCGAAAAATTTTCATTATAATTTCCCATTACTTATACCCCTCATATTTTTTAATTTCCTTTGGTATTATCTGCAAAAACACTATTAATATTAGTTTTAAGGGAAGTTAAAAAATGGCATAAATAACCGATTTTCTTTAAAGGGGTTGCTCCGTAATCTGGCCCGGTTGCGGAAAAAAAGAAGATTAAAGTACTTCAAAATTCAACTGTCAGTTTGATGATATATTATTAGATATAGCTTATAATAAAGAAAAGAGGGTAGCGTGAATATGAAGTGGCAAGAGGCAAGAGAATTATTTCCCGATCAGTTTGTTTTAGCATCGATCCTTGCTTACCTTGAGGAAGATGACAAAAAAATTATTGATGAAGTTGCGCCCATTTGTTCTATTAAAGAATTCTTTAAAGTAAAACTGGGAAACATTGTTTACCATACATCAAACGAGAATTGTATATCCATATTCGTAAAAATCCATTAACGAGAGTTAGAAGGATTTAACGAAAATATCATTCGATGGACTCTAATCAGTTAAAGAATCTTCCTAAATTACTTAGTTTTACCCTACACAAATTTTACACAAAACACCTCAGAAACCCAGTAATATCAACATCCACAGAAGAACTTAAAAGTCCTTCTGGGACGTCATTATTTCGAGACGCTAATTTCGTGCATTTTCACCATTGGTTTAGACTGGTTGAATTCGCATGAAATTAGCGTTTTTTTATTCATTTGTGTTAGTTGAAAATTTGTACTTTTGTTCATTACGAGCTGTATGAAAGATGATGCTGAATACTATGCACGAGCTCGCAATGGTTTTATTGTGTAATTAGCACATAGTGTTATTTGTAAAGTTCATCCTGCTATTTTGGTAAACCGAAGTTTTTTGAAATTCGACCTCCATGATTTGACATATTTCAAAGATACCATTATCATCAACTCGAGCTTATTTATGGGAGAGATCAAATGAAAATATATGTTGATGCAGATGCATGCCCGGTCAAGGATATCATTATTGTTGAAGGTACGAAAGCGAAAATTCCGGTTATTCTTGTAACGAGTTTTTCTCATTTTTCTACCACGGAACAACCACCAGGCGTGGAAACCATTTATGTTGATTTG of the Bacillus tuaregi genome contains:
- a CDS encoding IS110 family RNA-guided transposase encodes the protein MDFNENQKINQVTENTLVVGIDIAKRKHFACFVDDRGRVLQKSFPVLQSSDGFQWFYQRILTAMKEYEKTEVIVGIEPTGHYWLNLAYFLEERGIPLVMTNPLHVKKSKELDDNLPTKHDRKDALVIARLIKDGRFSYPRILKDMEAELRVGSTFRGKLTEELSAVKNMIIRWLDRYFPEFTQVFPSFGKMAMAVLECTPFPSDLHQKQADEVLSLYRKIEGLKSPQRPKAVRLIEVAAYSIGVTEGREMARIEIATLVRRYHQLEQDIERITGHLVELVKTSVEYEWLSTVPGLGDTTIVDLLAEIGSFSYYEDPRQLIKLAGLTLRESSSGQHKGQKRISKRGRRKLRALLFRVMMPMIRYNEAFRKLHEYYTNRQVNPLRKKQSIVVLCGKLLKVLHGISTKHKAFDAQRMMKDIPSLAETI
- a CDS encoding DUF4878 domain-containing protein translates to MGNYNENFSKRICRPVIVLLFILVVNSFSNFSSVNAETKEDVLNTVVNYLKAQKDCNVEDMITYSERAHQISNVKEFYKMMCKKLPLQEAKITNISIINETTALVSIEATHKDRIFIGTSPVIKKEGKWKIIRGIPGSEYVEYSSKTNRDDTEDEVKRSIEEYSKAIKSGDINEIKKYIAISSDKKKNRLEQHFKAISKEPIPQVTPLGIKVISDTFAIAQIQTSNEHFSLTQNYAVCQEEGQWKVVFGHTLTNSAIPKNDKSVEVK
- a CDS encoding 3-isopropylmalate dehydrogenase; this encodes MSDFFLILMGFFMVITNIIGFITYRKKKNLYFAALTILLLAVLFGAIGGALAVFIIRDAFAIFYGMQLAQYLLFNSVIVFIIAILATVIKKYNNEKM